From Panthera uncia isolate 11264 chromosome E1, Puncia_PCG_1.0, whole genome shotgun sequence, one genomic window encodes:
- the STARD3 gene encoding stAR-related lipid transfer protein 3 isoform X1, with protein sequence MNRLSGELARDLERSLPAVASLSSSLSHSQGLSSHFLPPPPEKRRAISDVRRTFCLFVTFDLLFISLLWIIELNTNTGIQKNLEQEIIHYNFKTSFFDIFVLAFFRFSGLLLGYAVLRLRHWWVIAVTTLVSSAFLIVKVILSELLSKGAFGYLLPIVSFVLAWLETWFLDFKVLPQEAEEERWYLAAQAAVARGPLLFSGALSEGQFYSPPESFAGSDNESDEDLGKKIFSAQEREYIHQGKEAMAVVDQILAQEENWKFEKNNEYGDTVYTIEVPFHGKTFILKTFLPCPAELVYQEVILQPERMVLWNKTVTACQILQRVEDNTLISYDVSSGAAGGVVSPRDFVNVRRIERRRDRYLSSGIATTHCAKPPTHKYVRGENGPGGFIVLKSASNPRVCTFIWILNTDLKGRLPRYLIHQSLAATMFEFAFHLRQRIGELGARA encoded by the exons ATGAACAGACTGTCTGGGGAGCTGGCCCGTGACTTGGAGCGCAGCCTGCCGGCCGTGGCCTCCCTCAGCTCATCACTGTCCCACTCCCAGGGCCTCTCCTCCcacttcctccccccacctccagagaAGCGCCGAGCCATCTCTGATGTCCGCCGCACCTTCTGTCTCTTTGTCACCTTCGACCTGCTCTTCATCTCCCTGCTCTGGATCATTGAGCTGAAC ACCAACACAGGCATCCAGAAGAACCTGGAGCAGGAGATCATCCACTACAACTTTAAAACTTCCTTCTTTGACATCTTT gttctGGCCTTCTTCCGCTTCTCGGGACTGCTCCTGGGCTATGCTGTGCTGCGGCTCCGGCACTGGTGGGTGATTGCG GTCACCACACTGGTGTCCAGTGCATTCCTCATTGTCAAGGTCATCCTCTCTGAG CTGCTCAGCAAAGGGGCATTCGGCTACCTGCTCCCTATCGTCTCCTTTGTCCTTGCCTGGTTGGAGACCTGGTTCCTTGACTTCAAAGTCCTACCacaggaggctgaggaggagcGAT GGTATCTTGCTGCCCAGGCTGCTGTCGCCCGAGGACCCCTGCTCTTCTCTGGCGCTCTATCCGAGGGCCAGTTCTATTCACCCCCAGAATCCTTTGCAG GGTCTGACAACGAGTCAGATGAAGACCTTGGGAAGAAAATCTTCTCTGCCCAG GAACGGGAGTACATCCATCAGGGCAAGGAGGCCATGGCGGTGGTGGACCAGATCTTGGCCCAGGAGGAGAACTGGAAGTTTGAGAAGAACAAT GAATATGGGGACACTGTGTATACCATTGAGGTTCCCTTTCATGGGAAGACATTCATCCTGAAG accttcctgccctgccccgcgGAGCTGGTGTACCAGGAGGTGATCCTGCAGCCCGAGAGGATGGTGCTGTGGAACAAGACGGTGACTGCCTGCCAG ATCCTGCAGCGAGTAGAGGACAACACCCTCATCTCCTACGATGTCTCTTCGGGGGCCGCGGGCGGGGTGGTCTCCCCGAG GGACTTCGTGAACGTGCGGCGCATCGAGCGGCGCAGAGACCGATACCTGTCGTCGGGCATCGCCACTACCCACTGCGCCAAGCCCCCTACACACAAATATGTCAG GGGAGAGAATGGTCCTGGGGGCTTCATCGTGCTCAAGTCGGCCAGTAACCCCCGAGTCTGCACCTTCATCTGGATCCTTAATACAGATCTCAAG ggCCGCCTGCCCCGGTACCTCATCCACCAGAGCCTCGCAGCCACCATGTTTGAGTTTGCCTTTCACCTGCGGCAGCGCATCGGAGAGCTGGGCGCCCGGGCGTAA
- the STARD3 gene encoding stAR-related lipid transfer protein 3 isoform X2, which translates to MNRLSGELARDLERSLPAVASLSSSLSHSQGLSSHFLPPPPEKRRAISDVRRTFCLFVTFDLLFISLLWIIELNVLAFFRFSGLLLGYAVLRLRHWWVIAVTTLVSSAFLIVKVILSELLSKGAFGYLLPIVSFVLAWLETWFLDFKVLPQEAEEERWYLAAQAAVARGPLLFSGALSEGQFYSPPESFAGSDNESDEDLGKKIFSAQEREYIHQGKEAMAVVDQILAQEENWKFEKNNEYGDTVYTIEVPFHGKTFILKTFLPCPAELVYQEVILQPERMVLWNKTVTACQILQRVEDNTLISYDVSSGAAGGVVSPRDFVNVRRIERRRDRYLSSGIATTHCAKPPTHKYVRGENGPGGFIVLKSASNPRVCTFIWILNTDLKGRLPRYLIHQSLAATMFEFAFHLRQRIGELGARA; encoded by the exons ATGAACAGACTGTCTGGGGAGCTGGCCCGTGACTTGGAGCGCAGCCTGCCGGCCGTGGCCTCCCTCAGCTCATCACTGTCCCACTCCCAGGGCCTCTCCTCCcacttcctccccccacctccagagaAGCGCCGAGCCATCTCTGATGTCCGCCGCACCTTCTGTCTCTTTGTCACCTTCGACCTGCTCTTCATCTCCCTGCTCTGGATCATTGAGCTGAAC gttctGGCCTTCTTCCGCTTCTCGGGACTGCTCCTGGGCTATGCTGTGCTGCGGCTCCGGCACTGGTGGGTGATTGCG GTCACCACACTGGTGTCCAGTGCATTCCTCATTGTCAAGGTCATCCTCTCTGAG CTGCTCAGCAAAGGGGCATTCGGCTACCTGCTCCCTATCGTCTCCTTTGTCCTTGCCTGGTTGGAGACCTGGTTCCTTGACTTCAAAGTCCTACCacaggaggctgaggaggagcGAT GGTATCTTGCTGCCCAGGCTGCTGTCGCCCGAGGACCCCTGCTCTTCTCTGGCGCTCTATCCGAGGGCCAGTTCTATTCACCCCCAGAATCCTTTGCAG GGTCTGACAACGAGTCAGATGAAGACCTTGGGAAGAAAATCTTCTCTGCCCAG GAACGGGAGTACATCCATCAGGGCAAGGAGGCCATGGCGGTGGTGGACCAGATCTTGGCCCAGGAGGAGAACTGGAAGTTTGAGAAGAACAAT GAATATGGGGACACTGTGTATACCATTGAGGTTCCCTTTCATGGGAAGACATTCATCCTGAAG accttcctgccctgccccgcgGAGCTGGTGTACCAGGAGGTGATCCTGCAGCCCGAGAGGATGGTGCTGTGGAACAAGACGGTGACTGCCTGCCAG ATCCTGCAGCGAGTAGAGGACAACACCCTCATCTCCTACGATGTCTCTTCGGGGGCCGCGGGCGGGGTGGTCTCCCCGAG GGACTTCGTGAACGTGCGGCGCATCGAGCGGCGCAGAGACCGATACCTGTCGTCGGGCATCGCCACTACCCACTGCGCCAAGCCCCCTACACACAAATATGTCAG GGGAGAGAATGGTCCTGGGGGCTTCATCGTGCTCAAGTCGGCCAGTAACCCCCGAGTCTGCACCTTCATCTGGATCCTTAATACAGATCTCAAG ggCCGCCTGCCCCGGTACCTCATCCACCAGAGCCTCGCAGCCACCATGTTTGAGTTTGCCTTTCACCTGCGGCAGCGCATCGGAGAGCTGGGCGCCCGGGCGTAA
- the TCAP gene encoding telethonin yields MATAELSCQVSEEDCERREAFWAEWKDLTLSTRPEEGCSLHEEDTQRHETYHRQGQCQALVQRSPWLVMRMGILGRGLQEYQLPYQRVLPLPIFTPAKMGAAKEEREDTPLQLRELLALETALGGQCMERQDVAEITKQLPPVVPVSKPGALRRSLSRSMSQEAQRG; encoded by the exons ATGGCGACCGCAGAGCTGAGCTGCCAGGTGTCCGAGGAGGACTGTGAGCGGCGAGAAGCCTTCTGGGCTGAATGGAAGGATCTGACGCTGTCCACACGGCCTGAGGAGGG ttGCTCTCTGCACGAGGAGGACACCCAGCGGCATGAGACCTACCACCGGCAGGGACAGTGCCAGGCGCTGGTGCAGCGTTCCCCCTGGTTGGTGATGCGTATGGGCATCCTCGGCCGCGGGCTGCAGGAGTACCAGCTGCCCTACCAGCGGGTGCTGCCACTGCCCATCTTCACCCCCGCCAAGATGGGTGCCGCCAAGGAGGAGCGCGAGGACACCCCCCTCCAGCTGCGGGAGCTGCTGGCATTGGAGACAGCCTTGGGGGGCCAGTGTATGGAGCGCCAGGACGTGGCCGAGATCACCAAGCAGCTGCCCCCTGTGGTGCCTGTCAGCAAGCCCGGTGCCCTTCGTCGCTCCCTGTCCCGCTCCATgtcccaggaagcacagagaggctga
- the PNMT gene encoding phenylethanolamine N-methyltransferase — translation MGWGKCNAGPRAVPGSAAAPAAEGRAWTWAAHKGAAKREDRAGGGGSMSAADPNPAAGAVPDSDPDPGRAAVASAYQRFEPRAYLRNNYAPPRGDLSSPDGVGPWKLSCLAQTFATGEVSGHTLIDIGSGPTIYQLLSACTHFEDITMTDFLEVNRRELGLWLREEPGAFDWSMYSQHVCLIEGKGEPWQEKERQLRARVKRVLHIDVHQPQPLGAGSLAPLPADALVSAFCLEAVSPDLASFQRALDHITTLLRPGGHLLLIGALEESWYLAGEARLVVVPMCKEKVVEALVRSGYEVRDLRTYVMPACLQTGVDDVKGIFFAWAQKKVGV, via the exons atggggtgggggaaatgcAACGCGGGGCCCCGGGCGGTTCCTGGCTCAGCCGCCGCCCCCGCAGCGGAGGGTCGGGCCTGGACTTGGGCGGCACATAAAGGGGCCGCGAAGCGCGAGGaccgggcgggcggcggcggcagcaTGAGCGCAGCAGACCCGAATCCCGCTGCGGGCGCAGTCCCCGACTCGGACCCGGATCCGGGCCGGGCGGCGGTCGCCTCCGCCTACCAGCGCTTCGAGCCCCGCGCCTACCTCCGCAACAACTACGCGCCCCCTCGGGGCGACCTGAGCAGCCCGGACGGCGTCGGGCCTTGGAAACTGAGCTGCTTGGCACAGACCTTCGCCACCG GTGAGGTGTCTGGACACACCCTCATCGACATCGGTTCAGGCCCCACCATATACCAGCTGCTCAGCGCCTGCACCCACTTTGAGGACATCACCATGACAGATTTTCTGGAGGTGAACCGCCGGGAGCTGGGGCTCTGGCTTCGGGAGGAGCCCGGGGCCTTCGACTGGAGCATGTACAGCCAGCACGTCTGCCTCATTGAGGGCAAGGG CGAGCCCTGGCAGGAAAAGGAGCGCCAGCTGCGAGCCAGGGTGAAGCGGGTCTTGCACATCGATGTgcaccagccccagcccctgggtgCTGGGAGCCTGGCGCCCCTGCCTGCCGATGCCCTGGTCTCTGCCTTCTGCCTGGAGGCTGTAAGCCCAGACCTTGCCAGCTTCCAGAGGGCCCTGGATCACATCACCACTCTGCTGAGGCCTGGGGGGCACCTCCTCCTCATCGGGGCCCTAGAGGAGTCATGGTACCTGGCTGGGGAGGCCCGGCTGGTGGTGGTACCCATGTGTAAGGAGAAGGTGGTGGAGGCCTTGGTTCGTAGCGGCTATGAGGTGCGGGACCTGCGCACTTACGTCATGCCTGCCTGCCTTCAGACAGGTGTAGACGATGTCAAGGGCATCTTCTTCGCCTGGGCCCAGAAGAAGGTGGGGGTGTGA